In the Populus nigra chromosome 2, ddPopNigr1.1, whole genome shotgun sequence genome, GAAATCATATGTGCACATAAATCTAATTGAAGAGTGTAAAGggtgaaatattattttatgacaACATTGCAAATTGAATTCTAATGATGATTAACGGCAGCATATTACAACTCAAAACCTATAGTTATGCTCTACAAATGCTTTGAGAATTTAGAAAATGAGGCTATATTTGCATGCACTTGCTTATAAAGATGAGGTGGAAAATCTTTGTTGCTCAAGGCTAACAAATCTCTGTATCTGAAACCATGTTGTCCTGCTgttttgtgtaattaataaCGAACTCTGTTGTAACCTACTTTTATGGCTGTAGGTTGGATAATCTAATATTAGAGGCTATTACCACTTTGAAGGAGCCAAGTGGTTCTGATAGGGCTTCAATTGCTTTGTACATACAGGTACATGACCTCACATGTCTCTCAATTGTAAAGCGGCAATTGTTGAgtttcaaaatgaaaagaagtcTTAACTGCTGGACATTGTTAGTGTCTGTCTCcagatttctgtttttttttttccaactatcATAACTATGTCAAGCTAAGCATATCCAAAAGTTGTGTGTCCAACACATGCAAACAGATATAAATAGATTGCTCATTTGTGATCAAAATGATTCTGATGTTGATGTCTTGTAACTTGTAGGAGAAATACTGGGCGCCCATGAACCTCAGAAAGCTATTAGGAGGAAAACTAAAGCATTTGACTGCAAATGGAAAATTGATTAAGGTGATGATCACTCTGAGGTGGTGCACAAGCATGCATGGGAATTAATTAGATCTTGAAGTGATTTGAATTACATCCTCTGCCTGCAGAGTCAAATTAATTCCTTGTGTTTTGTGTTTCAAGGACATCTTAGAATTCAATGATGCAGAACACTGAAATTTGGTGATAATGCTCTGGTAAAAATGGTCTTAACAGATTATGgactttgaaaattaataaagcTTTGTATAAAGAGAAAATAGTATGAACAGTAAtgtgaagagaaagaagaaaggatTTATGATGGGCAGGCATGCGTTTGAGGCTTTGAGCTTATAAAGGTagtgaatattttaaaagaagatttcatattattatcatcctttgtgtttgtatttataGGTCAAGCACAAGTACATGATTGCATCTAGTTCAACAGTTTCTGAAGGGAGAAGAAACCATCCCCTCCCCGAGGGGAAGCAGAAGGAAATGTTAAAATTGGAGAAGAGTAAGAACAAAATCCTGACTAAAGCTCAGGTTGATCAAGACCTATTAAAGATTAGGGGCATGACTGCCTTTGAGGCTGCTGCAGCCGCTGCAGCTGCTGTTGCAGAGGCAGAAACTGCAATTGCAGAGGCTGAAGCAGCAGCAAGGGAAGCTGAGAAAGCAGAGGCTGAGGCAGAAGCAGCACAAGTTTTTGCCAAAGCAGCAATTAAGGCATTTAAGCACCGAGCATGTCATCCCTGGTAAACTCATCTCTCTGCTGTCATATGATGATAAAATCTCATCCACTAGCCGAGGTGCACTGTGAACTGGACAATTTTATTTCACTTCTAATTTCTATCAGTTAAATCCAACTTTTTGTTTCATGCCTGAGAGTGAAATCACCAGACGCTTAGTTCTAAGAAGaatgatatatatttgttttgccTTGCCAGTATCATAACAATCTTCCTGTCTACGTATGTTTtcttccctttccttttttttttttccttcgatTTCGGTGGGCAAGCTGGAAATAGCTTAATAAATTCTGATCGCCCTCTGATCTTCTTGATATCCTCTTAAACCTGTGCAGATGACATGTTTTGCAGATGGAAGTCTACATCCTTGGGCACGAAACATGCATTGGACTTGACATCATGTTGATGCAGCTGTATCAACTGCCATTTTGTCTATATAACTGTAAATGTGGTTAGCTTGTATATCGGGAGATGCAATATTATTCCATGAAATCATATTCCCCTTACAGAGGGATCACTTCGTCAGTAGAGTATAGGTTTTTGACATCAAAGTTTACAATGTGGTAAAAGAGTAGACACTGCTGAAAGAATCAGGAATAGGAAGGTGGATTGCTAAGCAAGATGAAACATCTTCATATCCTTTTGATGGTTAATTAATCCAATGAAAGAGTGAATGTATGTTGCTGAGCTCGAATTTTCAATGTTCTATATGTACCTGCTGCCTCAAATGTACTACCCGTGTCTGttcttttttcatgaataatAGAAATTGTGTTCTTTTAAACCCTAATCATGAAACCTAACATCCATGAAACTAGTTCAGCTTCATGATCTGAAGCCATTCCTCCACGACAAAGAAATTATAGGAGGGGTAGGGCATCAATTCTCATCGTTATGCTAAATGGAAGCTCCTCCTCAAATATGGTTGGTGGAAGCTAAAAGTCGACGGAAGTTCCCCTGGCGGTGCAGGATGTGGTGGTGTAACCAGTGATTATTTAGGAAGTTGGTGCTATGGCGTTTCTTCTTGCATTGGTTCTGCAACAAATTGGTTGCTGAGCTGTGGGGGATTGATATGGGAAGGAATCTCTCTTGCGAAAGATAATGGCTGTCCCTCTTCAAGTTGAAGCGGATTCCATAGAAGCTGTTCGGTGCTTACCTTGTACTCCTACTAATCATCATCCTCTCTACAATATTATACCACTGTTATATTGTAGGTTTGAGATTATTCGAGAGGGCAGTCAATGTGCGGGTTCCATGACTCGATTAGGTTCGTCTCGAGATGATCGTATGCTAAGATGGGAGTCTCCTCATGGTATTAGGGATTTGTTAGGTGCTGATAAAATTGTAGTTTTCGTGCATATCTATTCTTTCTGTTTATTCTTTACTgtacccataaaaaaaaaaaaaaggaaaggagggGAGGAACAGGAACCCTGTCATTAAAAGCTTGATCTAGTATAGTTCAATCCACTAATTGGTTAACTTAGACCTTGCTAAAACTTATTGAGttaacttcaaatattttttttctaaatttttaaaaataatctcgttttatttttaaatagttttttacacAATCTACCAATAACTTTAAAGTTGACTCATAAGATTAAACAGGATTGATCAAATAAGTTACTTGAAGTTGACTCAACAACATGGACTCTTGACCAAATCAAACCCCCGAAGCAAGCCTGAAAATTACGATAATAAGCTTGGGGTTGCCATTtagcaacaaaacaaaagtgAGCGAAAGCTATTAGCTCTTTTAGTGAAGAAAGGATGATAGAAGGCGACATGTGTGCTCAAGCATAATCAACTCGTGATGTAATTTCTCAATTTACAAGCACCTAAAGCATCGATAGATTTATCTTTGTTGAACAAAAATGTCTAAATTCAACTTCCATTTTTCAGAACAGGAATCGGAGTTGCTTCAGCTCAACATCAAAGGGGAAGAACACACAATCCCTTCTCCTGCTTACCTTCCAAACATCTTGTATGTCCTGAGCTGAGGGCATTCAGATGTACACAAATCATGAGCCTCAATCGTTCTTATTTCAAGTTCTACCTCTTAGGCATCTTTTGCAGGCTCTTCTAATAAGATATTTGAGAGCTTCTTCTCTAAACAAGCAGTAGAAGATCCAGATTCCACATTATCAGCAATAACGTCCCTCTTCACTAACAGGTTAGTTGCTATATCTATAGGCCATTAACAGAGTTTCCAGTGCTTGAGCCATGTCCGGATCATCACTTCCTCTGTTGGTACTGCTGTTATTAACAAGGGACATATCTGGAGTGATAATAGTTTTATTGACAAAAGGATCCTCATCCAGCTCAAGACTTCCGTCTACCATACTTGCATAAGGCATGAGCATATGCAAGCTCTTATTGCCTGCAATTTCCCCACTGTCAGTGATGGAAGAGGTTACGATCAATCAGATGCGGATTTGTTGCAACTGAAGCATATAGATAGCCTAGCAAATACATTTATGTCAGATGACTAGCCTAAAAGAAAATACTATCACTTTTGAGAAGTGTTGGATGTGCTCAAATTTAACTAGGAGATTCTATAAACCTCTGACTATAACTAACCAAGATTAGGAAGGTCTAGAATTAAGCTTGGAAGGTGTTTTATcaattttcattatatttctgtttatttttagattttaagcttaattttagattttatattttctttattatttgatttaggattatgattttcCCTTGAGTACGGTTTAGACCCATGTAAAAAAGTTGTATTCCTTTAAGAGGAACAAgctataatagaaaataaattcagtaagaaaatacaattaaagctttggttgctgagaaactttttttaaaattctgtcTTCTTTGTGCTTTGCTTCCCTTTTGCTTAGGATCGGTTGCGTCAGTTAGCATTGAAATGAGAACCATCAGTGTCCTCAATGCAAGAAATGGTGTGGGGTAAATATCCTGATGCGCCAGACTGCaataatctcaacaagatagaGCCTGTAACCTCTGATGCCATACCACAACGGCCAGCTTCATCCAACAGCTTCTCTAGTCCATCCTGACTGATTTTTTCACCATTTTTCTCAAAAGATCTGTCCACTGCCTTTCACTAATTTGAAATGAGACATGAGCCATGGTGCTAAAAGAGTGACAGCCTTCTCATAATTCTATTGAGCTGTGGCTTGAAATCCCATTTCAATGAAGAGACTGGATGAGGGATTTCTCCAGCTTCCAAAATCTTATCGAATGCATGCTCCAGAAGATGACTCTGTATTAAGAAAACAGAAGGTCAAGAGACTCAAATTCTACTCATTGAGCTCATCTGCAAGTCATCTGGTATAGTGGTAGTGGCACTACGATCAAATCCTTTGATGTCGTCAAACATAGTGTTTATGGTCCCAATGTTTGGGACACAATGGGCTTTCATGTGTTCAAAGATAGGTATGCAATCATCAATATGCCTACCATTAGTAGAGGGACATGTCTCAGGACAGAAAAGACTGTAACAGTGAAAACAGAGATGATATGTCTCCTCCTTATTTTGAAAGTACAAAATTCTCTCCTAAACTATCACGGGgacagatttattttatatctctctttatttcttcaataaaatacaTTGCTATCTCTTTGTATTTGTGCTTTTTATCCCGAAACAGTAACCAAATGCAAGACACGATCATTCCAGTGAGAAACCTCCAAAAGGCTTCTTATGACAGAGTCTTTCCATTTTCTCAACTTGGCATGTTATTAACATATGTTTTGTGGCCCatagatattaaataaaatgcaGACATTGAAGCTActgaagaaaagaaaccaaagaGCACATGGTTCAACAACGCCATAACCAAGCAAACTTAAGAGTCTAGAGCAAAGCAATCAGTCTCTAGAAGTGAAGATCCTAACCTCTAGCATAGCATCCTGTCACCTCCCATTGTAGCAAAGGCAGGCATAGTATACACTGGCCGCTCCAACTACTCCTCTTTGTTCCATGTCCCCATCACCGTTTCCACAGCTTCATTGACTCTACCTTCCTCCCAAAATGTTCTCACAAGAACTGAAAGTCACACTATACAAAATGCATGAGCTACAAAATATTGTAACATTTCCCATATTAGGCAGCGACTACATACCTTCGTCTGTAAGGGCTTTTAGAGATTCCCCGCTTCTGTTCGCTTTCCTGTAAGTATTCGTGGACTGATTCGTACTTCCCGGAATGCAGCGTTATCTTACGACAAGCATAATCTGTTACTAGCAGAGGTTGGAAAGGCCTCCGACTTAGGCTTAAAAGTTCCACTTCATGAAAAGCCATGATACCCCCATATATTGGAAGTGGCTGAACAAGGTCTCCACTATGACATATTCAGTTGAAGGGCTTTTGATGAACCAATCCCAGACATCAGATCCTTTTGGAATAATCCCTGCTGGACAAATTGTCAACGGCACCACCATCTTAGAATCGCTCAATATTAATACCACTGCCATTTATTGGAGGTGGGAGAAGGTGCTTGTGATGTTGGGTTGGGCTGTTCTATACAGGATTTTTTTCTACATAGCTCTTCGATTCTTTTCAAAGAACCAGAGGTCATAGAAAATCATATAGGGGAAGTAGAAGTTCCTTCATTGGAATTGCAAATGAGATCCTGCATATCCGTTTATTTGTTCTTACATTTTGAGATCATATGCACTGATACCTCTG is a window encoding:
- the LOC133683189 gene encoding telomere repeat-binding factor 2-like isoform X3 → MGAPKQKWTAEEEAALKAGVLKHGTGKWRTILMDPDFSAVLRLRSNVDLKDKWRNINVTAIWGSRQKAKLALKRSPLTPKREENGKALSVVVQSNEEVVDAKPLAMASGTPRNGGPKDLLARLDNLILEAITTLKEPSGSDRASIALYIQEKYWAPMNLRKLLGGKLKHLTANGKLIKVKHKYMIASSSTVSEGRRNHPLPEGKQKEMLKLEKSKNKILTKAQVDQDLLKIRGMTAFEAAAAAAAAVAEAETAIAEAEAAAREAEKAEAEAEAAQVFAKAAIKAFKHRACHPCIITIFLST
- the LOC133683189 gene encoding telomere repeat-binding factor 2-like isoform X5 is translated as MGAPKQKWTAEEEAALKAGVLKHGTGKWRTILMDPDFSAVLRLRSNVDLKDKWRNINVTAIWGSRQKAKLALKRSPLTPKREENGKALSVVVQSNEEVVDAKPLAMASGTPRNGGPKDLLARLDNLILEAITTLKEPSGSDRASIALYIQEKYWAPMNLRKLLGGKLKHLTANGKLIKVKHKYMIASSSTVSEGRRNHPLPEGKQKEMLKLEKSKNKILTKAQVDQDLLKIRGMTAFEAAAAAAAAVAEAETAIAEAEAAAREAEKAEAEAEAAQVFAKAAIKAFKHRACHP
- the LOC133683189 gene encoding telomere repeat-binding factor 2-like isoform X2, whose protein sequence is MGAPKQKWTAEEEAALKAGVLKHGTGKWRTILMDPDFSAVLRLRSNVDLKDKWRNINVTAIWGSRQKAKLALKRSPLTPKREENGKALSVVVQSNEEVVDAKPLAMASGTPRNGGPKDLLARLDNLILEAITTLKEPSGSDRASIALYIQEKYWAPMNLRKLLGGKLKHLTANGKLIKVKHKYMIASSSTVSEGRRNHPLPEGKQKEMLKLEKSKNKILTKAQVDQDLLKIRGMTAFEAAAAAAAAVAEAETAIAEAEAAAREAEKAEAEAEAAQVFAKAAIKAFKHRACHPCIITIFLSTWKSTSLGTKHALDLTSC
- the LOC133683189 gene encoding telomere repeat-binding factor 2-like isoform X1 encodes the protein MGAPKQKWTAEEEAALKAGVLKHGTGKWRTILMDPDFSAVLRLRSNVDLKDKWRNINVTAIWGSRQKAKLALKRSPLTPKREENGKALSVVVQSNEEVVDAKPLAMASGTPRNGGPKDLLARLDNLILEAITTLKEPSGSDRASIALYIQEKYWAPMNLRKLLGGKLKHLTANGKLIKVKHKYMIASSSTVSEGRRNHPLPEGKQKEMLKLEKSKNKILTKAQVDQDLLKIRGMTAFEAAAAAAAAVAEAETAIAEAEAAAREAEKAEAEAEAAQVFAKAAIKAFKHRACHPCIITIFLSTYVFFPFLFFFSFDFGGQAGNSLINSDRPLIFLISS